The Marivirga tractuosa DSM 4126 genome contains the following window.
AACCATTGATGATTATACAGCTAAACTTGAAATTCCATTTGAGTATATTTTAAACAATCTTCACCTAGATGACCAAAATCGTTTATATGTAGCGGCTTCCTATGGGACAGTAAATGAAAATGGCACTGTCAAACCAGGTGGGCGAAATGCTCCTGCACTTGTTTTTATTTCAAAAAGCCCATTACCGTAAAAAGGTAGCTAATTTTAGGTTTTACTAAATTAAATTGAGTTCCTTCCTTATTATCTCCAATTAATGACCTGAATTTCATTTTCCTCCCTTTGCTTCATAATATCAGGAAGGTGATCCACTATTTCCTTTTGCAAAGCCTCAATAATCCTTCTTTTTAAAAAGTCCCTTTTCATAACCAGACTCACTTCCCTAAAAGGAGTAGGCTTTTTAAAGGTTCTAAGTTTTTTGCTATCATTTGGCGATAGATCCAAGGTAGCTAATTCAGGTAAAAGGGTTACGCCTCCTTGCTTATCTACCATTCTTTTAAGAGCTTCTAAAGAACCACTTTGATAATTTAAAATATTATCGAAATTTCGGTTTTGGCAAATATTTAAAACCTGTTCACGAAAACAATGGCCTTCATTTAATAACCACAGTTCGTTGTTTTCCAAATCCTTTCCGGAGATAGGTTCTTCCGGTGGTTCTAAATTAGTATTGTGAGCATACCCTAAAAACTTTTCGTAATAGATAGGGATTTCTCTAAAGGAGCTATCATTTAAAGGCCCCACTACTATACCCACATCTATTGCTTCAGATTTTATGGCTGCCAATGTGTCTTCCGTTAATAATTCCTGAACTTGAATATTAATGGAGGGATATTTATTCATAAAACTCTTAGCAAATAGTGGCAAAAGATAAGGAGCAATTGTAGGAATCACCCCAATCTTCAAGGCACCAGAAACTTCCTTTTTCTGATCCTCAATGATTTCTTCCATCTTTTTAGCTTCATTCACGACCCTTCGTGCTTGTTCTAAAATCAGAGAGCCCAATTCAGTAGGAACAACTGGCTGTCTGCTTCTATCAAAAATTTTTACGCCTAAATTATCTTCCAATTTATTGATTTGCATACTCAGAGTTGGCTGCGTGATAAAACAGTTCCCAGCTGCCTTTCCAAAATGACGATAGGTATCTAATGCAATTATATATTCAAGTTGAGAAATAGTGGCCTTCATATATTCGGAGGATTTTATAACTGTAAAACATTAAGGCTCGCAATTTAAATAATTGAATCAAAATAATGGCTTTATTATTTAGAATTAATCCAATTATGATTAAATTTGCCTTCGAAATTTTAAAATCTACAACTATAATGAAAAATATAATCCTATCACTATTAGCAATAAGCACCCTTTGGGCTTGTTCACAAAGCTCCAATAAAGAAGGAGAATCAGAAAAAGAAGAAAGCAAGGAAGTTAATGTTTACACCCATAGACATTATGAATCTGATCAGCAACTCTTCAAAGATTTTGAAGAAAAAACAGGCATTAAGGTGAATGTTGTAAGTGCCAATGCAGATGAGTTAATTCAAAAAATGACTTTGGAAGGTGAAAATTCTCCAGCTGATGTATTAATCACGGTAGATGCAGGTAGACTGCATAGAGCAAAAGAAGCTGATCTTTTACAATCAGTTGAATCTGAAACTTTAAACAACACGATTTCATCAAATCTTAGAGATGTAGATAACCAATGGTTTGGATTGACAATCAGAGGAAGAGTAATAGTTTATAATCCTGAAAAAATAAGTGCAGAAAAGATTTCAACTTATGAGTCTTTAGCTAATCCAGACATTAACGGAAGATTATTAATTCGCTCTTCATCCAATATCTACAATCAGTCTTTGATGGCTTCTATCATTGCGCATAATGGAGAAGAGGCTGCTTCAACTTGGGCGAGTTCAATTGTAAATAATATGGCAAGAGATCCTAAAGGTGGAGATAGAGATCAAATCAAAGCAGTTTATGCAGGAGAAGGTGATGTTGCGGTTTCTAACACCTACTATTTAGGGAAAATGTTAAATTCTTCAAGCGAAGAAGAAGTGAAAGTTGCTCAAGCAGTTAAGATTTTATTCCCTAATCAAGATGGAAGAGGAACACACATCAATGTAAGTGGAGCGGGTGTTGCCAAATATGCACCAAATAAAGAGAATGCTATTAAATTTATTGAATTCTTAGTGTCAGAAGAAGCTCAAAAAGTTTTTGCTGGCGTGAATTATGAATATCCAGTAAACGAAAAAGTAGAATGGGCTCCAACTTTAAAAGAATGGGGAGATTTCAAAAGGGATACATTAAACCTTTCAGTTTTAGGAGAAAACAATGATTTAGCAGTTAAAATATTTGACAGAGCGGGTTGGAAATAATTTGTGAGTAAGCTAAAGTCAATTTTAAAATTTAAAAAGTATGCCAATGGTTGGTCCTTTGCTTTAATTGCATTGGTGCTAATTATTGGCTTACCTATTTATACCCTTTTCTTTAAACTTTTTGAGGAAACTACTGATAGTGTTTGGGGTCATTTGGTTGACACTGTTTTGACCGATTACATCATTAATTCTATTGGCTTGGTGATAGTAGTAAGCATCCTCACTTTACTCATGGGCATTTCCTCCGCCTGGATCGTGAGCACAACCAATATTCCATTTAGAAGGCAATTCGAATGGATGCTGATTTTACCTTTAGCTATCCCCACATATATTGCAGCCTACACCTATGCAGGCATTTTTGATTACACTGGCCCTATTCAAGTTTTCCTAAGGGATATCGGCTTCTCGGATTTAGTGTATATTGACATTATGAATTTCTGGGGAGTAGCCGTAGTCATGGCGCTAGTATTATTCCCTTATGTTTATGTGGTAGCTAGATCTACATTTATGAGCCAATCTGCTACACTTTTAGAAGCTTCCCGAATTTTAGGCAGTTCATCCTGGCGTACATTCTTTAAAATCGCGCTACCCATCAGCCGACCTGCTATCATTGGCGGACTTTCATTAGTCATGATGGAAGTTTTAAATGATTACGGAGCTGTAAAATATTACGGTATTAGCACCTTTACCACTGGAATTTTCAGGGCTTGGTTTTCTTTTGGCGATCCTAATTCTGCTATCAATTTATCTGGGATTTTAATGGGGTTCATTTTCATTATGATCATGGCGGAGAGATTGCAAAGAGGAAAAGTGAAATTTGATGAAGGTGCCAGAATTGGCAGACAGCTTAAGAGATATCAATTGACAGGCTGGAAAAAGTTTTTCGCCTGGATGGTATGTTTTATTCCTTTATTCTTAGGTTTTATAGCTCCTGTTTTTCAGTTAATTCTATGGTCATTTCAAACCATCAAAAAAATTATTGATTTTGATTTTCTGATTTTGATGGCTAATAGCTTTGGGCTTGCTCTATTGGCAGCTGTTTTATGTGTGGGCTTTTCAGTGATAATTTTATTCGCAGTCAAAGTAAATAAAAATAGGTTTTTTAGCCTATTAGCAAAATTTGCAGCATTAGGTTATTCCATTCCAGGAGCTGTCATTGCCATTGGCATTATGATTCCGTTGCTAGGGTTGGATAAATTCTTGATTTCTACTTGGCAGGATAGTTTCAATATGAAAATCGGGTTGATCTTCAGCGGAACCATTTTTGCCCTCACTTTTGCCTATGTCGTTCGCTTTTTAACCGTTTCTTTAAACCCTATTGAAGCAGCCTTTAAGAGGACTGGAGATAGCATAGATGAAGCTTCCTACTCATTAGGAGCTGGTTCATTCAAGACACTTCTAAAAATTAATTTGCCATTATTAAAAAGCGCCTTAATTTCAGGCGGAATCTTAGTTTTTGTCGATATTTTAAAGGAATTACCGCTTACTTTAATTTTACGACCTTTTAATTTTCATACATTAGCAACCAAAGCCTACGAATTGGCAAGCGATGAAATGATTGCTGAATCTGCAACACCTTCGCTCATCATTATCGTTATTGGCACCATACCCATTATTATTTTGAATCGCTTAATGAAAAACACTAAAGCTGATGGAAGTATTATCAATTAAGAACTTACATAAAAAATTTGGTAAAAAGCTTCAGTATGCGGTCAATAATGCAAGCCTGAATGTAAATAAAGGCGAACTTTTGGCTTTAGTTGGAGAAAGCGGAAGCGGCAAAACAACCTTATTAAGGTTGGTAGCTGGATTTGAAGAAGCAGATGCAGGCCAAATATCCATCAATAGTGATAAGGTGGTGGATGATAATTTCAGCATGAAGCCTGAAAAAAGAAAAATCGGAATGGTTTTTCAGGATTATGCTCTATTTCCACATTTAACCGTAGCAGAAAACATAAAATTCGGTCTATCCAAAAATCAATTTCCCAATTTGAATGATAGAGTTAGGGAAGTTACCGATATGGTAGGTTTAAGCAGTTATGAAAACAGATATCCCCATCATTTATCAGGCGGACAACAGCAAAGAGTGGCCTTAGCCAGAGCACTTGCGCCCAATCCAGGTTTGATTTTGTTAGATGAACCTTTCAGTAATTTGGATGCAGTATTAAAAGACCAAGTTCGAGAGGAAGTCAGAAGCATTATTAAAAAAGCAGGAGCTACAGCCCTATTCGTAACTCACGATATGCGTGATGCACTATCCTCTGCCGATAGAATAGCCATTTTGAAAGATGGCAAAATCCAGCAAGTTGGAACTCCAAGAGAACTTTACGAAACCCCTAAAAACCTTTATGTAGCTAGTTTTTTTGGGAAAATTAATGCTATGAATGCCACAGCTGAAAATGGCACTTATAAATTGAAAGCTGGCGAAATTAAAGGAGCAAAAACAGATAAAACAGGTCAGATTTTAATTGCCATCAGGCCTGAAAATATTGAAATCCTTACTGAAAAACAGGAAGGGACTTTCCCTGCTAAAGTAGTATTAGCCCAATATTTCGGTGATCATCAGCAAGTTCATGCCGATATAGGAGCAGAAACTCATGTGGTCATTCATGCTCACGAAAAAATATTATTTGAGAAAGATGATAATATTTTTCTTCGATTCAATCCATCCAAAATTCATATACTAGACACTTGTTGGTATCCTGGCTTGGTGAGTTAAAAATGGAATAACAACTATTTCATTACTTCTGTCTTAAATTCTACTGCTAGGCATTATCATTTTGGCTGAATTATTGTGATATTTATATAATATAAAATATTAACGCTTATGAAATATCTATCTACAATCAGCTTATTCATTTCAATTCTACTTTTATCATCATGTGATTTATTAAATGATGCAATAGAAGAACAAGAAAACAACATCGATATAGCAGAAGGACTAAAAGAAGCCTTAAAAGTTGGCACTGATACAGCTACTTCTAAATTGGCAGTTGTAGATGGTTATTTGAAAGATGAAGCAGTAAAAATCCTTTTACCTGATGAACTGGAAGCTCAAATTGCAGCACTGAAAGCAGTTGAAATCAATGTGTTCGGATTAGGAACGATAACTGGAGATCAAATTTACAATACTGGTGTACCCTTCTTAGGAATTAACAGTCTGGCAGAAAAAGAGGAAGAATTGATAGTAGGAATTAACCGTGCGGCTGAAGAAGCAGCCCAAGAGGCAGGGCCAATATTTTTTGATGCCATTCGTGGCATTACCATTACAGATGCAGAAAACATTTTATATGGATCAGACACTGCAGCAACTGCTTATCTCATCGATAATACGTATCAATCCTTATTCGACACTTTTGAGCCCAAAGTAAATAATGCAGTAAACTCAGTAAGTATTGGAGAAAGAACGGTAGAAGAGCTTTACGGCAATTTTGTCAGTGAGTACAATGATATATTAAACACCTCAGTGCCCATCAGTTTTTTAGAAAGTCAAACCCTTGGTTCCATTTCCGGTATCAACTCCATTGATGAAGCCGATATTTCAGCTTTTGCGACTGAAAAAGGTTTGGATGGTTTATTCTTAAAAGTTCAGGATGAGGAAGCCAATATTCGAAATAATGTAAATGCAAGGGTAAATGAACTCTTACAACAAGTATTTGGCTTGCTGGATTAAGTACCAAAAATCATCCAAGAGCAAAAGCCTACGATTTAAATAATCATAGGCTTTTTCTTTTCTTAATTCCCTTAGAAATTATAGTTTACACTGAACAAAGCCCTTCTACCCTGAATAAAATTCTGATACGTACTCACAAAATACTCAGATAAGAAATCTCTACTTATTGATTGTGTATCAAAAATATTATAAACCTGCAGATCAAATCTCCATGGTTTTTCGGGCCATTCATAACTCAATTCTGCATTAGCTAACCACCAATCGCTTTTGGTATTAGTACCATTATACATTTGATACTCAACATCTAAATCTACTTCAAAATTATCACCCCATTCTGCCTCCCATCGATTGGTAAAACTTTGAAGGTTAAATTGATTACGATTAGGACCGTTTTCATATTCTGTCAGCTGAAGTCCATATTTAAGCGAACTGGTCATGTATTGACCAAGATTTGTTTGAAAAGCTAAACTGTGTTTTTGATTCCACTGCTCATTATTAAGTTCCACTTCATTCAGCTGATTTACATAATTTTGGTATAGACCATTTGATTCAAACGTTAATCGAAAAGTTCTAAATCGCTTATCAATTTTACCATTATAATTAAAATCATACTGTGGTGCATTGCTATTTATCAACACAGAATTATTAACTAATCCATCAAAATTAGTAGCCTCTTGAAAAGAATGTTCTACCCTATTAAAATTTGTAAATAAGAAAGCATTCATCCCATTAAATAGGTTAAAGAAATGGTAGTTAAGCTGCACACTATTATAAAAGGAGGTTCTTAAAGCTGCATTCCCCAATACTATATTTTGATAATTTCGTAGCTGGAATGCTTCTGATAACCATTCGGATTGCGGGCTTCTAATTTGCTGTTGAAATACAAAATTTAATCCTTGAACACTATTAATGTCATACTTAATCCTAAAGTTAGGTAGTACAAAGTGCTGCGTACTTTCTCCCACATTTCCTTCGCCCTTGAGCGAATTCCTTTGGTCATTCAAATAGAAGTAACTCACCCCTGGGAGAAATAGAAATGATTCAACTCTTGATTTCCATTGTAATCCAGCTGCAAAATTGGAAAAGCTGCGGTCCATTCCTATCCTAAAATCTTCTAAAGATTCACCTTCTGCATTTTGCAAATTCCGATTCATGGAAGAAATTCTATTTTGATATGATAGGGAAACATCCAAATGGTTTTTTCTATTCCAAACCCAATAATAATGCAATTCCGATTGTAATGTTTTGATGTCTTGCTGGCTATCTTCCAATCTAATAATGGACGAATCTGCCTCAGTTTCTAAACCATATTGTAAATCCCATGCATTTAAGCTTTGACTATTTCTCCACAAAAACTGGTTCTCAATCGATATTAAGTGATTAGGGTTTATCTGAGTATAATAGTTGAGTTGCTGGTTCCAGCTCCATTCGTCATTTTCACTTTGAATGGTACTTTCTTGCCCTCCTGCCCAGTTGGAAAGTGAAAACCTATTTGCTGAATTCCTACTGCCCAACCATTGACTCTTATATTGCCAATTACTGAAAGGAGTAGCTAAGAAATCTAACTGGTATTGCCCCAAAATACTGCCATATTCCTGATTTTGTTGATTAATGCTATTTTCAGGTTCGGGTGCGTCTTCACTCAAAAATCGTCTTTGCTGCCGTTGTTGCTCCAAAACATTTGCAGTATTTCCAATCATATAAGCTTGATGCTGCCATTTGCTTGATGGCTGATAATTAATATTAAGTCCCACAAAATTACTAGTCAACTCTTGTACCTGTGTTTTGTCTTTTTGAGGAATTGCATTTCTATCCTGCCGTTCTGCTATCTTTAGAGCACCTCCTTGAATACCCCAGGGATTCTGAGCCTGTTTCATTCGTTGGTAATCACTAAAATTAAAAGCCTGTTCTCCTATATTATTGGCATCAAGAATCGCATTAACACTTAAATCTTCACTATAATAAAAAGCATTTCCATGCCCAGTATAGCTATCTCTCAAACCTACGCCCAAGGTCACATCACCAAAAACCATTGACTTTTGATCTTCTTTTAAGGTAATATTCATGGCTATTTGCTCATTGGTATTCACATTTTTCAAGGCGGCATTTTCCTGATAGCCTTTCAAAACCTGGACCCTATCTATAGCCTTTGCTGGTAAATTCTTTACAGCCATTTTACTATCCCCATCAAAGAATTGCTTACCTTCCACTAGAAGCTTATCTACTTTCTTACCTTGCACCGACACACTTCCGTCTTCAGCAACCTCTACCCCCGGCAACTTCTTGAGCACATCTTCTAACTTCCGTTCATTGCCCTTCGTGAAAGCTTCAGTTTTATAAATTAGCGTATCTCCCGACAAGGTAACCGGCATTTCTTTCACCACTTGTACCTCATCCATTAAGCCTTGATCTTGTGACAATGGAATAATAAGATTCTGAATTCTATCCGGATCTGTGGTGATATGCTTAATGAAAGGAACGTAGCCTACAAAACTAGCTCTCAATTCCAGCGGTACGCCAGTTTCGATAGTCATTTTGAATTTACCAGAAGCATCCGTAACGGCAAACGACTTGATTTCATTAGTGGTCGTATCCTTCAGAAGCACATTAGCATAAGGTATGGGTGTATTTAAAGAATCCACTACTTTACCTTCCATGCTGTAATAATCTTTACTTTTCTGCGCCAAAACAGAGCAAGAAATATAGACCACCGAAAAGATTGTGAGAATTATAGCTTTCATGTCCTCTACTTAACCGCCAATTACAATTTCAATGTTCGAGCCATCTCCTTTTCCTTGATATCGCTGCATCATCTCTTTCATCTTTTCTTCAGAAATGGCCTGGAATTCCTTCAGTGTTACTTCTTTTCCTTGATCAGGCACTTTAATCTCTTCTTGCTCTTGATAATTCAAATTTACTTTGGTGCAAATGAAATGACGACCGTTCGACTTTAATTCCAGAATTAAGCCAGGCAGCCCGAAATAAGTCGTTGGACCCTGAGCAACGGGAATATCCATAGTAAACCAAGCTTCAATTTGAGTAGTGTCTTTGGTTACTTCCATTTCCTCCATACCGGTGGCAAATCTTCGTGCATCAGAAATGCGAGTATACACTGCTCTTCGGCAGCTATAATCCCCAATTTGCTTGGTTTCACTTCCAATTTTCCAATCGTATTTTGGCAGACTGTCAATTACTAGAAATCTTTTGCCCATTAGCTCCTGGCTATTTCTGTATTTTCCCTCTTCCAGATTTCGGTACAGTTTATCCTTTGAACTCCCATTAGAAATTACTAACTCCATCCCATTGGATGAAGCGCTGGCAGGCCCTGAGTTCACACTTTCTTCTTGCTCCCATAATGACTCTTTTGCATTGAATTTTAAGGTATAAGTCTTTTGCATCTTCTTGAGCAGTTGCTGTTTTAGAGCTTGCATCTCTTGCGGGGACATGGCGCTTGAGTCTAAAGAGAGTTCGATTTGACTTCTGCTTTCATAGGTAGCCACTCCACTGAATTGTTGTGCAAAAAGGCCTGAAGCCAATACTAAACTGATGAATGTTAAAATAAGCGTTTTCATATTTTTGTGATTTTCGTTTGCTACAAAACAACTCAATTGACTCTTCAAAAAGCGTTAATGAATGTTAAAGAGTGTTAAAATCAAGATATGACTGCATCCTTTTCTCTATCTTAGCATTATGAATTCAAAAAGATTCAAGGCCATAGGGATTTTAATTGTAGCTGTGTTTTTCGCAGCCATTCTTTTCCATGGCTTTTACTTCATAAAAAATTATCAGGAAGCCTATTCCAAATTCACCCAGGAAGTCACGCTCTCTTTCGATACAGCCCTCAAAAATTATTTTAATGAGTTATCGGAGACAGATGTAATCGTTATTACTGATATTCAAAAATCTGACACCCATCAAGGCCAGCATGTCGATCAAGTTGAAATAAAGACAGACTCTACTGAGTTAAGCCAGGCTATTACTCGAGATTTTTTTCAGCGATTTACTGAGAGTCCCTTTTCTAAGAAAGGAAGCCAAATTTTAGAGAAGAAAGTAAAAGAGTTAGATGGTCTCAATATTACTCAGATAGTGGTCTCTGGTGAAATGCAGCAAGAAGAAATGTTTGTGGATAAAGATAATGACATCGTTATGATGGCGGGTCGAAAAGCAGCAGACAGCGTTTTTTCTTTAAGCTCCATTTCTAATAAATTGGTCATTTCAGTAAGTAGAGATACACTGGATTTCGAATTGCTTAATAGATATTTCAAACAGGAACTAAGGGAAAACAAACTGGAAATCACCTATGCCATCAAACATCTTAAAAAGGATTCCTTAATCGGTGCATTTAGACCAGAGTTAGCTCCTACAATGACGCTAGTGTATTCTGCAAGTGAAGACCTTTTGCCAAGGAATGAAAAGATCAATCTAGTGTATGAAAATGCCTCATTGGATATTTTACAGGAGGGCTTCATGAATAGTAGCTTTTCACTCGCGTTTTTTCTACTCATCGTTTTTGTATTAGCCTTTCTCTATAAAACCATTAAAAACCAGAAAGATCTGGCTGAAATCAAAAATGACCTCATCAATAACATCACCCATGAATTTAAAACTCCGCTTGCCACCATTTCTACTTCAGTTGAGGCTTTACAAAATTTCAATCCGGAAAATGACCCTGAGAAAATAAAAAAGTATCTAGCGATTGGTCAACAGCAAGTGAATAAAATGAATGGGATGGTGGAGAAGTTGTTAGAGACCGCCACTTTAGATAGTGAAAAACTGATGATTAAAAAGGAAAACATCAATGTCAGCCTTTTTTGCAAAGAACTTTTCGATCGATATCAAAACCATAATACTGATAAAACGCTAACACTTAAGGTCGCTGATCAAGATACTGTAATCAAAGCAGACCGTTTCCATTTGGAAAATGCACTGTCCAACCTTCTTGACAATGCCTTTAAATATGGGGGCAGTAAAATTAGCCTAGCGTATCATTTTAATGATGGACGACATTGTTTTAGTGTAAAAGATAATGGCGGTAATTTATCAAAAACTCAAGCGAAAAAGGTATTTGATAAATTTTATCGTATCCCACAAGGCAATATACATAACGTAAAAGGCTTTGGCATAGGTCTTTATTACAGTAAGAAAGTAATAGAGAAACATCAAGGGAATTTAGAATTACACATTGCTAAGAATTTGACTCACTTTGAAGCTTGTTTACCATGAAAAAGGAATATCAATTGTTATTAGCTGAAGATGAGCCCTCTTTAGGCTTGATATTGAAAGAAAGCCTGGAAAGTCGTGGCTTCAAAGTAGACCATTGTGAAGACGGGGAAGCGGCATGGAAGTGCTACCAAGCTAAAGAATACGATCTATTAATTCTCGATGTGATGATGCCCAAGCTTGATGGATTTAGCTTGGCCCAAAAAGTGCGCAAGGCAGATGGCTATATTCCTATTATTTTCCTCACTGCAAAATCAACCACTAATGATGTGGTAGAAGGCTTTGAAAAAGGTGGAAATGACTATATTAAAAAGCCTTTTAGTATGGAAGAGCTAATTGTGCGGGTCAAGGCATTATTGGAAAGAAAAAGTAATCCCATTCATCAAGAGTGGATTACAATTGGGAAATACCTATTTCATCCCGGTAAGCAAATCTTAAAAATTGAAAAGGACGAAACCTATTTAACCAGTAAAGAATCAGAAGTTTTAAAAGAACTTATGATGCATCAAAATGAGCTGACCGATCGCTCTACTATACTTGAAAAATTGTGGGGTTCAGCTGATTTCTTTAATGCCAGAAGTATGGATGTATACATTAGCAAATTGCGCAAAAAGCTTGAAAAGGATCCAGAACTTCAAATTTTGAATATTAGAGGC
Protein-coding sequences here:
- a CDS encoding DUF4197 domain-containing protein; translated protein: MKYLSTISLFISILLLSSCDLLNDAIEEQENNIDIAEGLKEALKVGTDTATSKLAVVDGYLKDEAVKILLPDELEAQIAALKAVEINVFGLGTITGDQIYNTGVPFLGINSLAEKEEELIVGINRAAEEAAQEAGPIFFDAIRGITITDAENILYGSDTAATAYLIDNTYQSLFDTFEPKVNNAVNSVSIGERTVEELYGNFVSEYNDILNTSVPISFLESQTLGSISGINSIDEADISAFATEKGLDGLFLKVQDEEANIRNNVNARVNELLQQVFGLLD
- a CDS encoding LysR substrate-binding domain-containing protein, whose translation is MKATISQLEYIIALDTYRHFGKAAGNCFITQPTLSMQINKLEDNLGVKIFDRSRQPVVPTELGSLILEQARRVVNEAKKMEEIIEDQKKEVSGALKIGVIPTIAPYLLPLFAKSFMNKYPSINIQVQELLTEDTLAAIKSEAIDVGIVVGPLNDSSFREIPIYYEKFLGYAHNTNLEPPEEPISGKDLENNELWLLNEGHCFREQVLNICQNRNFDNILNYQSGSLEALKRMVDKQGGVTLLPELATLDLSPNDSKKLRTFKKPTPFREVSLVMKRDFLKRRIIEALQKEIVDHLPDIMKQREENEIQVINWR
- a CDS encoding ABC transporter ATP-binding protein codes for the protein MEVLSIKNLHKKFGKKLQYAVNNASLNVNKGELLALVGESGSGKTTLLRLVAGFEEADAGQISINSDKVVDDNFSMKPEKRKIGMVFQDYALFPHLTVAENIKFGLSKNQFPNLNDRVREVTDMVGLSSYENRYPHHLSGGQQQRVALARALAPNPGLILLDEPFSNLDAVLKDQVREEVRSIIKKAGATALFVTHDMRDALSSADRIAILKDGKIQQVGTPRELYETPKNLYVASFFGKINAMNATAENGTYKLKAGEIKGAKTDKTGQILIAIRPENIEILTEKQEGTFPAKVVLAQYFGDHQQVHADIGAETHVVIHAHEKILFEKDDNIFLRFNPSKIHILDTCWYPGLVS
- a CDS encoding carboxypeptidase-like regulatory domain-containing protein, with protein sequence MKAIILTIFSVVYISCSVLAQKSKDYYSMEGKVVDSLNTPIPYANVLLKDTTTNEIKSFAVTDASGKFKMTIETGVPLELRASFVGYVPFIKHITTDPDRIQNLIIPLSQDQGLMDEVQVVKEMPVTLSGDTLIYKTEAFTKGNERKLEDVLKKLPGVEVAEDGSVSVQGKKVDKLLVEGKQFFDGDSKMAVKNLPAKAIDRVQVLKGYQENAALKNVNTNEQIAMNITLKEDQKSMVFGDVTLGVGLRDSYTGHGNAFYYSEDLSVNAILDANNIGEQAFNFSDYQRMKQAQNPWGIQGGALKIAERQDRNAIPQKDKTQVQELTSNFVGLNINYQPSSKWQHQAYMIGNTANVLEQQRQQRRFLSEDAPEPENSINQQNQEYGSILGQYQLDFLATPFSNWQYKSQWLGSRNSANRFSLSNWAGGQESTIQSENDEWSWNQQLNYYTQINPNHLISIENQFLWRNSQSLNAWDLQYGLETEADSSIIRLEDSQQDIKTLQSELHYYWVWNRKNHLDVSLSYQNRISSMNRNLQNAEGESLEDFRIGMDRSFSNFAAGLQWKSRVESFLFLPGVSYFYLNDQRNSLKGEGNVGESTQHFVLPNFRIKYDINSVQGLNFVFQQQIRSPQSEWLSEAFQLRNYQNIVLGNAALRTSFYNSVQLNYHFFNLFNGMNAFLFTNFNRVEHSFQEATNFDGLVNNSVLINSNAPQYDFNYNGKIDKRFRTFRLTFESNGLYQNYVNQLNEVELNNEQWNQKHSLAFQTNLGQYMTSSLKYGLQLTEYENGPNRNQFNLQSFTNRWEAEWGDNFEVDLDVEYQMYNGTNTKSDWWLANAELSYEWPEKPWRFDLQVYNIFDTQSISRDFLSEYFVSTYQNFIQGRRALFSVNYNF
- a CDS encoding ABC transporter permease, whose product is MSKLKSILKFKKYANGWSFALIALVLIIGLPIYTLFFKLFEETTDSVWGHLVDTVLTDYIINSIGLVIVVSILTLLMGISSAWIVSTTNIPFRRQFEWMLILPLAIPTYIAAYTYAGIFDYTGPIQVFLRDIGFSDLVYIDIMNFWGVAVVMALVLFPYVYVVARSTFMSQSATLLEASRILGSSSWRTFFKIALPISRPAIIGGLSLVMMEVLNDYGAVKYYGISTFTTGIFRAWFSFGDPNSAINLSGILMGFIFIMIMAERLQRGKVKFDEGARIGRQLKRYQLTGWKKFFAWMVCFIPLFLGFIAPVFQLILWSFQTIKKIIDFDFLILMANSFGLALLAAVLCVGFSVIILFAVKVNKNRFFSLLAKFAALGYSIPGAVIAIGIMIPLLGLDKFLISTWQDSFNMKIGLIFSGTIFALTFAYVVRFLTVSLNPIEAAFKRTGDSIDEASYSLGAGSFKTLLKINLPLLKSALISGGILVFVDILKELPLTLILRPFNFHTLATKAYELASDEMIAESATPSLIIIVIGTIPIIILNRLMKNTKADGSIIN
- a CDS encoding Fe(3+) ABC transporter substrate-binding protein — its product is MIKFAFEILKSTTIMKNIILSLLAISTLWACSQSSNKEGESEKEESKEVNVYTHRHYESDQQLFKDFEEKTGIKVNVVSANADELIQKMTLEGENSPADVLITVDAGRLHRAKEADLLQSVESETLNNTISSNLRDVDNQWFGLTIRGRVIVYNPEKISAEKISTYESLANPDINGRLLIRSSSNIYNQSLMASIIAHNGEEAASTWASSIVNNMARDPKGGDRDQIKAVYAGEGDVAVSNTYYLGKMLNSSSEEEVKVAQAVKILFPNQDGRGTHINVSGAGVAKYAPNKENAIKFIEFLVSEEAQKVFAGVNYEYPVNEKVEWAPTLKEWGDFKRDTLNLSVLGENNDLAVKIFDRAGWK
- a CDS encoding GLPGLI family protein; this encodes MKTLILTFISLVLASGLFAQQFSGVATYESRSQIELSLDSSAMSPQEMQALKQQLLKKMQKTYTLKFNAKESLWEQEESVNSGPASASSNGMELVISNGSSKDKLYRNLEEGKYRNSQELMGKRFLVIDSLPKYDWKIGSETKQIGDYSCRRAVYTRISDARRFATGMEEMEVTKDTTQIEAWFTMDIPVAQGPTTYFGLPGLILELKSNGRHFICTKVNLNYQEQEEIKVPDQGKEVTLKEFQAISEEKMKEMMQRYQGKGDGSNIEIVIGG
- a CDS encoding sensor histidine kinase — protein: MNSKRFKAIGILIVAVFFAAILFHGFYFIKNYQEAYSKFTQEVTLSFDTALKNYFNELSETDVIVITDIQKSDTHQGQHVDQVEIKTDSTELSQAITRDFFQRFTESPFSKKGSQILEKKVKELDGLNITQIVVSGEMQQEEMFVDKDNDIVMMAGRKAADSVFSLSSISNKLVISVSRDTLDFELLNRYFKQELRENKLEITYAIKHLKKDSLIGAFRPELAPTMTLVYSASEDLLPRNEKINLVYENASLDILQEGFMNSSFSLAFFLLIVFVLAFLYKTIKNQKDLAEIKNDLINNITHEFKTPLATISTSVEALQNFNPENDPEKIKKYLAIGQQQVNKMNGMVEKLLETATLDSEKLMIKKENINVSLFCKELFDRYQNHNTDKTLTLKVADQDTVIKADRFHLENALSNLLDNAFKYGGSKISLAYHFNDGRHCFSVKDNGGNLSKTQAKKVFDKFYRIPQGNIHNVKGFGIGLYYSKKVIEKHQGNLELHIAKNLTHFEACLP